The following are encoded in a window of Telmatobacter sp. DSM 110680 genomic DNA:
- a CDS encoding dolichyl-phosphate beta-glucosyltransferase has protein sequence MQYPKYSIVIPAYNESARIPATLKSVIAAVRANRWPAEVIVVNDGSTDATAKLVRDFALSAPEVRLLENPGNRGKGYSVRAGVLDAQGEIIMFTDADLSAPMDEADRLFAAIANGADIAIGSRWLESGRQVHRQPLYRQFFGRCFNAVCRMVMQLPFADTQCGFKAFTRSAAQTVFQLQTIERWGFDPEILFIAIKRGFRVVEVPVSWAHDERSRMSYLRDGLQMLKELAIVRWNALTGRYNKSTKAILRTGETR, from the coding sequence GTGCAGTATCCGAAATACAGCATCGTCATTCCGGCGTACAACGAGAGCGCCCGCATTCCGGCGACTCTGAAGTCGGTAATCGCCGCTGTCCGCGCCAACCGCTGGCCCGCGGAAGTGATTGTTGTCAATGACGGTTCAACGGATGCAACGGCGAAGCTGGTGCGCGATTTTGCCCTCAGCGCGCCCGAGGTCCGGCTGCTGGAAAACCCCGGAAATCGCGGCAAAGGCTACAGTGTTCGAGCTGGAGTGCTCGATGCGCAGGGCGAGATCATCATGTTTACCGATGCCGATCTGTCGGCCCCGATGGACGAGGCCGACCGCCTGTTTGCCGCCATCGCGAACGGCGCCGATATCGCAATTGGATCGCGGTGGCTGGAGAGTGGACGGCAGGTCCACCGCCAACCCCTTTACCGGCAGTTTTTCGGACGCTGCTTCAACGCAGTCTGCCGCATGGTGATGCAGTTGCCGTTTGCCGATACGCAGTGTGGTTTCAAGGCGTTTACGCGGTCCGCGGCGCAGACGGTTTTCCAGCTTCAGACGATTGAGCGGTGGGGATTTGACCCTGAAATCCTGTTTATCGCCATCAAACGCGGATTCCGTGTGGTCGAGGTTCCGGTAAGCTGGGCCCACGACGAGCGTAGCCGAATGAGCTATTTGCGCGACGGGTTGCAGATGCTTAAAGAACTCGCGATCGTTCGCTGGAATGCGCTGACGGGGCGATATAACAAGTCGACTAAAGCAATTCTTCGCACCGGGGAGACGCGGTAG
- a CDS encoding MmcQ/YjbR family DNA-binding protein: protein MTASDFRRIALSLEGAEEGSHMGAADFRVGGRIFATLAAERHGYGNLMLNPETQAAFLADQPDAFLPVAGTWGRNGATHIRLAVADSETLTGALRAAWRLRIEKNQNARQSAINSAKRRSAALSSNPELMLLDKRRKAEMRARLTTPQMLESVKRRYGLLD from the coding sequence GTGACTGCATCTGATTTCCGCCGGATTGCGTTGAGTTTGGAAGGCGCTGAAGAAGGCTCGCACATGGGCGCAGCAGATTTCCGCGTAGGGGGAAGAATTTTTGCCACCCTGGCTGCAGAGCGGCACGGATATGGCAACCTGATGCTGAATCCGGAGACGCAGGCAGCTTTCCTGGCTGATCAGCCCGACGCGTTTCTTCCCGTGGCAGGTACATGGGGACGCAACGGCGCGACGCATATTCGGCTGGCGGTCGCGGACAGCGAGACATTGACGGGCGCTTTGCGAGCGGCATGGAGATTGCGCATCGAAAAGAATCAGAATGCTCGCCAGAGCGCTATTAATTCGGCCAAGAGAAGGAGTGCGGCTCTCAGCAGCAATCCTGAATTGATGCTGCTGGACAAACGGCGCAAAGCGGAGATGCGCGCGCGGCTTACGACTCCCCAGATGCTGGAGAGCGTGAAGCGTCGTTATGGGCTGCTGGACTGA
- a CDS encoding integration host factor subunit beta, giving the protein MTKADLVEKVTRLGDLTRRDGEVIVETVFDSVISALQSGDKIEIRGFGSFRIRQRNPRIGRNPKTGERVEVPAKRVPYFKPSKELRDLVNPGEAAPAA; this is encoded by the coding sequence ATGACGAAGGCAGATCTGGTGGAAAAGGTTACCCGGCTGGGCGATCTCACTCGCCGCGATGGCGAGGTCATCGTGGAGACGGTTTTTGACTCGGTGATTTCTGCATTGCAAAGCGGCGACAAGATCGAAATTCGCGGCTTTGGTTCCTTCCGAATTCGCCAGCGCAATCCCCGCATTGGCCGCAACCCGAAGACCGGAGAGCGCGTGGAAGTTCCCGCCAAGCGCGTTCCGTATTTCAAGCCATCAAAAGAGTTGCGCGACCTGGTAAATCCCGGAGAAGCAGCACCGGCAGCCTAG
- a CDS encoding tetratricopeptide repeat protein, with the protein MRAIACEGRKAATSAWVRPSVRDAWLFSAALLLTGVSHGAYATEQSPSSPKSSLQQHYDEAFRLQEEGDLARADAEHKVFLAMLLHQIANARANLGKYAHAVPVYDEALGLMPESIDLNLDYAGAALDGFDWGRAKTLASTTLELLKSSGQPADPAAISLLAQAMMGKGEYKEAVEQFKTLATLQPGFESSYALAGAYLALGDKANAAKIFSDIQGKFGDTADFHFKVGRLYGQATFYEDAIHEFKKAIAKNDLLPGAHFSLGATYMMQTGEPSYNEAEPELRKELAVDPRQPLTYIALGRIELIQRRFGDAESDLKRAIEFDPLSTAAYALLGQLYTELGKIDDAEAAFRKQIAITLVPAKNEYEVERAHFCLGRLLIKTGNLTEGRKELDISRDLLNEKAQQAESRLHGNTVFKLQDGKTHEANPEDVEALEKLESDAGHMIASSYDSLGVHAATAGDFGTAAGYFRRAAHWDFKLGNIDNKWGRAAFAAGDYSDAVGPLQRALALHPEDDGIRSMLGMSLFVIQDYAQVFQVLQPMEATLDAKTPVGLAYVGSMAIARNYEKGMAQLLSLETAHPEEEEIHRLIGEAYASRKLYRQASQELRTALRLQPTSAAAKFALARIDLDLGEKTQAQTLLSELARAGSKDDAVYYLLGHLQYQSGLIKAAVDNLETAVKLNKDNAAYHRELAEAYRKIDRPRDAESELQKSATLESKSTHTAPEQDPSPQSARTTQWR; encoded by the coding sequence GTGAGAGCCATTGCATGCGAAGGCCGCAAGGCTGCTACGTCGGCTTGGGTTCGCCCATCCGTGCGCGATGCGTGGCTTTTCTCTGCTGCGTTGCTGCTGACCGGCGTCTCGCATGGTGCCTATGCGACGGAACAGTCCCCAAGCTCTCCCAAATCGTCGTTGCAGCAGCACTACGACGAAGCGTTCCGGCTGCAAGAAGAGGGCGACCTTGCACGGGCGGATGCGGAGCACAAGGTTTTTCTGGCAATGCTGCTCCATCAAATCGCCAATGCACGGGCCAATCTTGGTAAGTATGCGCATGCGGTGCCCGTCTACGATGAGGCGCTAGGACTAATGCCGGAGAGCATTGATCTGAACCTGGATTACGCCGGAGCGGCTCTCGACGGGTTTGATTGGGGCCGCGCCAAAACGCTGGCCTCTACGACGCTGGAATTGCTGAAGAGCAGCGGGCAGCCTGCCGACCCCGCTGCAATCTCTCTACTGGCGCAGGCAATGATGGGCAAGGGTGAATACAAAGAGGCGGTGGAACAGTTCAAGACGCTGGCCACGTTGCAACCCGGATTCGAAAGTTCCTACGCACTGGCAGGAGCCTACCTCGCGCTTGGCGATAAGGCTAATGCAGCGAAGATTTTCTCGGATATACAGGGCAAATTCGGGGACACTGCGGATTTTCATTTCAAGGTCGGCCGACTTTACGGGCAGGCGACATTCTACGAAGACGCCATCCATGAATTCAAAAAGGCGATTGCGAAAAATGACCTGCTGCCTGGCGCCCACTTCTCTTTAGGCGCCACATACATGATGCAGACCGGCGAGCCGTCTTATAACGAGGCAGAGCCAGAGCTTCGCAAAGAACTCGCGGTCGATCCCAGACAGCCCCTGACTTATATAGCTCTCGGCCGAATCGAACTGATCCAGCGCAGGTTTGGAGATGCGGAATCAGATTTGAAGCGCGCCATTGAGTTTGATCCGCTGAGCACGGCGGCTTATGCGCTTCTGGGACAACTCTACACAGAGCTGGGAAAGATTGATGATGCTGAGGCAGCGTTCCGCAAGCAGATAGCAATAACTCTGGTTCCGGCAAAAAACGAATACGAAGTAGAGCGTGCTCATTTCTGCCTGGGCCGACTGCTTATAAAGACCGGCAATCTTACAGAAGGCCGTAAGGAACTGGATATTTCGCGCGATCTGCTGAATGAGAAGGCGCAACAAGCAGAGTCGAGGCTGCATGGAAACACGGTGTTCAAGTTACAGGATGGAAAGACGCACGAAGCCAACCCCGAAGACGTTGAGGCACTGGAAAAGCTGGAGAGCGACGCGGGACACATGATCGCCAGCAGCTATGACAGCCTTGGCGTCCATGCTGCAACCGCCGGAGATTTTGGGACCGCGGCCGGATATTTCCGGCGCGCCGCGCATTGGGACTTCAAGCTTGGAAATATCGATAACAAATGGGGCCGAGCAGCATTTGCCGCTGGCGACTATTCAGATGCAGTGGGCCCGCTGCAGAGGGCCCTCGCGTTGCATCCGGAAGATGACGGTATTCGCTCGATGCTCGGCATGAGCCTTTTTGTGATTCAGGATTACGCTCAGGTCTTTCAGGTGCTGCAGCCCATGGAAGCGACACTGGATGCGAAGACTCCGGTGGGTTTGGCTTATGTCGGGTCCATGGCGATCGCTCGAAATTACGAAAAAGGGATGGCTCAATTGCTGTCTCTTGAGACTGCTCATCCGGAGGAGGAGGAGATACACCGACTTATCGGAGAGGCCTATGCAAGCAGGAAGCTTTATCGCCAGGCCTCGCAGGAGTTACGTACAGCTTTGCGTTTGCAGCCCACTAGTGCGGCAGCGAAGTTTGCGTTGGCTCGCATCGATTTGGATCTCGGAGAAAAAACGCAGGCACAAACTCTGTTATCTGAACTTGCCAGAGCCGGATCGAAGGATGATGCGGTGTACTATCTGCTGGGCCATCTGCAGTACCAGTCTGGATTGATCAAGGCCGCTGTAGACAACCTGGAGACCGCCGTCAAGTTGAACAAAGACAATGCGGCCTACCATCGCGAGTTAGCTGAAGCCTACAGGAAGATCGATCGGCCGCGTGATGCTGAGAGTGAACTTCAGAAATCGGCGACACTGGAATCTAAAAGTACGCACACCGCTCCTGAACAAGATCCCAGCCCGCAATCAGCACGCACTACGCAGTGGCGCTGA
- the pgeF gene encoding peptidoglycan editing factor PgeF: MVPATIELVKQSIPTPRIKSNKSDENVRPIDDLIKVAGLVRNRRNSAPGITSRLRRLRQETASGEELFAPTPVPDVLGSGVGLLKVTAWRDRKSLSKWLWHGFSTRVGGVSRAYATEDAPGELNLGFTAADGRDAVMQNRRLLAEAVTGSSNTPIVTLRQFHSSLVVVAGKGDADRERPCKADGVITAEPGVLIAIQTADCIPVLVADRKRRVVAGFHAGWRGTVKRIVEVGVGRMRLEFGSQPEDLIAAIGPGVGQCCYAVGEEVLSEFESQFSYARELFREVFDSDQVRKKYPLLFLTQRAPGHSPIGPAMHLDLIEANRRQLLDAGLKVSAISTTGGCTSCHTELFFSHRASHGHAGRMMSVIGMRG, encoded by the coding sequence TTGGTCCCCGCTACAATCGAACTTGTGAAGCAGTCCATTCCCACCCCACGTATTAAATCCAATAAATCCGACGAGAATGTGCGGCCGATTGACGATCTGATCAAGGTCGCCGGGCTGGTTCGCAATCGCCGCAACTCAGCGCCGGGAATAACGTCGCGGCTTCGCCGTCTTCGCCAGGAAACTGCGAGCGGAGAAGAGCTTTTTGCACCGACACCGGTGCCAGATGTCCTGGGAAGCGGAGTGGGGTTGCTTAAGGTGACTGCGTGGCGCGACAGGAAGTCGTTGAGCAAGTGGCTTTGGCATGGATTCAGCACGCGAGTGGGCGGGGTGAGCCGGGCTTATGCCACCGAGGATGCTCCAGGAGAGTTGAATCTCGGATTCACCGCAGCGGACGGCCGTGATGCAGTGATGCAGAATCGCAGACTGCTGGCGGAGGCTGTGACTGGATCGTCGAACACGCCCATTGTGACGCTGCGGCAGTTTCATTCGAGTCTGGTGGTGGTTGCGGGTAAAGGGGATGCGGATCGTGAGCGTCCGTGCAAGGCAGATGGCGTGATCACCGCGGAGCCCGGAGTTCTGATTGCAATTCAAACCGCAGACTGCATTCCGGTGCTCGTGGCTGATCGTAAACGTCGCGTGGTCGCGGGTTTCCACGCGGGCTGGCGCGGAACCGTAAAGCGCATCGTGGAAGTCGGAGTTGGCAGAATGCGATTGGAGTTTGGCTCGCAGCCGGAGGATTTGATCGCCGCGATCGGGCCGGGCGTCGGGCAGTGCTGCTATGCGGTAGGGGAAGAAGTTCTTTCGGAATTCGAATCGCAATTCAGCTACGCGCGCGAACTCTTTCGCGAAGTTTTCGATTCCGATCAGGTGCGCAAGAAGTATCCGTTGCTGTTTCTGACGCAGCGTGCCCCGGGACATTCGCCAATCGGTCCGGCGATGCATCTCGATCTGATTGAGGCGAATCGGCGGCAGCTTCTCGACGCAGGACTGAAAGTTTCAGCGATCAGCACTACCGGCGGATGCACGAGTTGCCACACGGAACTGTTCTTCTCGCATCGCGCCTCGCACGGGCATGCAGGGCGGATGATGAGCGTGATCGGGATGCGCGGCTGA
- a CDS encoding VCBS repeat-containing protein, whose amino-acid sequence MFAEFKAAEAGSRNGKVHVMALKARFAFLAVSLLIFATWGAAQPEKKTTAGGGPGGAAQVTFSAHRLGTDHAEGVTTLDMNGDGFADIVSGAYWYENPGANGGEWKRHQYREAGTLGEFVSDCGEWTIDVNHDGAPDIVTAGWMTNGIFWYENPKTLGAEWKKHFITDSYDTEGGVMADVNGDGVPDLVFAHYNHSGIIWIDFSGPEPKVHHAGNPEQDGHGVGVADIDGDGLADILTPTGWLKQVDANKNDWEWHPDWQMGDAGFPIIGYDVNNDGKMDVIYGHGHSYGLYWLQQVGEGDNRHWVGQAIDESFSQVHALKLVDIDGDGEPELLAGKRYRGHNGNDPGSYDPLVIYYYKIGRKTGSFSRYPISVNGTAGAGTQFVTEDLDKDGDIDIVVAGKTGVHLLENLQINKVPKNQREKELILDKNWPFPGEGPEVKQDEAPHLPKQ is encoded by the coding sequence GTGTTCGCTGAATTCAAGGCAGCAGAAGCCGGTTCACGCAATGGAAAGGTCCATGTCATGGCACTCAAAGCGCGTTTCGCGTTTCTCGCAGTTTCCCTTTTGATTTTCGCTACGTGGGGCGCAGCGCAACCGGAAAAAAAGACAACGGCAGGCGGCGGACCGGGGGGCGCGGCGCAGGTGACATTTTCGGCGCATCGTCTGGGCACGGATCATGCGGAGGGCGTGACCACGCTGGACATGAATGGAGACGGATTTGCCGATATTGTGAGCGGCGCTTACTGGTACGAGAATCCCGGAGCGAACGGCGGCGAATGGAAGCGCCATCAGTATCGCGAGGCGGGGACGCTGGGAGAATTTGTTTCTGACTGCGGCGAATGGACCATTGACGTAAATCATGATGGCGCGCCCGACATCGTAACGGCCGGCTGGATGACGAATGGGATTTTCTGGTATGAGAATCCTAAAACGCTAGGAGCGGAGTGGAAGAAGCACTTCATCACGGACAGTTACGACACTGAGGGCGGAGTGATGGCAGACGTGAATGGCGATGGCGTGCCCGACCTCGTGTTTGCACATTACAACCACTCGGGAATTATCTGGATCGATTTTTCGGGACCGGAGCCTAAAGTCCATCACGCGGGCAATCCCGAGCAGGATGGCCACGGAGTGGGTGTTGCGGATATCGACGGCGACGGGCTAGCCGACATTTTGACACCCACAGGATGGCTGAAGCAGGTTGACGCCAACAAGAACGATTGGGAGTGGCATCCTGACTGGCAGATGGGCGACGCCGGATTTCCGATTATTGGGTATGACGTGAACAACGACGGCAAGATGGACGTTATCTATGGGCATGGGCATAGCTATGGGCTCTACTGGCTGCAGCAGGTCGGCGAGGGAGACAATCGCCACTGGGTGGGGCAGGCGATTGATGAGTCCTTCTCGCAGGTTCACGCGCTGAAGCTTGTGGATATCGATGGAGATGGAGAGCCGGAACTGCTGGCGGGCAAGCGATATCGCGGGCACAACGGGAATGATCCAGGCTCGTACGATCCACTGGTTATCTACTACTACAAGATCGGTCGCAAGACGGGGTCTTTCAGCCGTTATCCCATCAGCGTGAATGGGACGGCCGGGGCTGGGACGCAGTTTGTAACCGAGGATTTGGACAAAGATGGCGACATCGATATCGTGGTTGCCGGGAAGACCGGGGTGCATCTGCTAGAGAACCTGCAGATAAATAAAGTCCCTAAGAATCAGCGGGAGAAAGAACTTATTTTAGACAAGAACTGGCCGTTCCCAGGTGAGGGCCCAGAGGTGAAACAAGACGAGGCGCCACATCTACCCAAGCAGTAA